The Gemmatimonadota bacterium DH-78 region AGTACATCCGCGGGGTGAGCTCCTCGGGGGTGATCCGCAGCATCCAGGACCGCGGGCTGATCGAGGTGGTGGGGCGCGGCGAGGGGCTCGGTCGGCCGCTCCTGTACGGTACCACGAGCCGCTTCCTCGAGCACTTCGGCTTCTCCACGCTCGACGAGCTGCCGCGCCCCGAGGAACTGCCGATCGTGCTGCGAGACCGGATTCCTCTCGGCGAGGACGACGGCGAGGAGGATCCCGGGTTGCAGCCGCAGCTCGATCTCGGCACCGCGGAGGCGCCGGTCGCGGAGTCCCCCCGGACTCCGTCGGCGAACGAGGCGGGGCGCGACGAGGGCGACGCCCGCGACGAGGCCTCGGCGTGAGCGAGTCGCTGCGGGTGCAGAAGCTGATCTCGCGCGCGGGGATCGCGTCGCGGCGCGAGGCGGAGGCGATGATGCTCCAGGGCCGCGTGCGCGTGAACGGCACGCTGTGCACGGAGCTCGGCACCCGGGTCGACCCGGCGGTGGACGAGGTGCAGGTGGACGGGCGGGCGATCCGAGCGGAGACTCCGCGGGACATCGTCTTCCACAAGCCGGTGGGGGTGGTGACCACGCGGTCGGACCCCCAGGGGCGCCCCACGGTCTTCGATCATCTTCCGGAAGAGATGAAGTCGCTCAAGTACGTGGGGAGGCTCGACATGGATACCAGCGGCCTCCTGCTGCTCTCGAACCGCGGCGACCTGATTCACCGGCTCACCCACCCCTCGTGGGAGGTGGAGCGGGAGTACGAAGCGGCGGTGCATGGACGACCGTCGCGTTCCACCGTGACGAAGCTGCTCGCCGGGGTCGAGCTCGACGACGGTCCGGCGCGCGCCGCCCGGGTGCAGAAGGTGGGAGAGTGGGAGGAGGGCGGGGTGATTCGACTGGTGCTCACCGAGGGTCGGAAGCGGGAGGTCCGCCGCATGCTGGAGGCGGTGGGGCATCCGGTCGAGCGGCTCCGGCGGGTTCGGTTCGGCCCGATCTCGCTCGCCTCGCTGCCCGAGGGCCGTTGGCGGGAACTGGAGTCGGCGGAGCGGGCGGCCCTCGCCGCTGCGGCTCCGGCGGGGCGACCCGAGCGGCGGCGGAGCGGACGGTCGTGAGCGGCGCGCACCCGAACCTCACGGTGGTGGACCATCCGCTGATCCGGCACAAGCTCTCGTATCTGCGGGCGCGTACCACGCCCAAGAAGGAGTTCAAGGAGCTCGTGGACGAGATCGCGATGCTCATGGCCTTCGAGGCGACCCGCGACCTGCCGACCGAGGAGGTGGAGATCACCACTCCGATCGAGACGACCACGGCGCACCGCATCCGTGGCAAGAAGCTCGTGCTCGTGCCGATCCTGCGGGCGGGGCTCGGCATGGTCGACGGGGTGCTTTCGCTCATGCCGGGCGCGCGGGTGGGGCATGTGGGCCTCTACCGCGACGAAGACACCCTTCAGCCGGTGGAGTACTACTTCAAGATCCCGCCGGGGGCCGCCGACCGCGACTTCCTCCTGCTCGACCCCATGCTCGCGACCGGTGGGTCGGCCTCCGCGGCGGTGGATGGGCTGAAGCGCCGCGGGGCCACCTCGATCCGCTTCCTCTGTCTGGTCGCGGCGCCCGAAGGGGTGGAGCGCATGCGGCGGGATCATCCCGACGTGCCGGTGCTGGCCGCGGCGCTCGACCGGGGGCTCGACGAGAACGGGTACATCATGCCCGGGTTGGGCGACGCCGGCGACCGGCTCTTCGGAACCCGCTGAGCGGGCGGATCGTCAGCGCGTGACGCGACGGCTGCGACGCTTCCATGTCTCGGGCAGGAAGAGCAGCAGCACGGTGTAGATCTCGAGCCGGCCGACCACCATGAGGAAGCTCAGGATCGCGAGCGCGGGCCCGGACATCCATCCGTAGTTGTCGGTGGCGCCCACCGCGCCGAGACCCGGTCCGATGTTGCCCACGGTGGCCGCGCTCGCCCCGAGCGCCGTGAGCGGATCGATGCCCAGGAAGCCGAGGGCCGCGGCGCCCGCGAGCAGGAGCAGCAGATAGAGGATCACGAAGCCGATCACATTGGCGAGCACGTGCTCGGGCACCACGTGCCGACCGACCCGCGCGAGCAGAACCGCTCGCGGATGCAGGTGCTTTCGCAGCTCCATCCCGCTCTGTTTGAGCAGAAGCAGCACGCGCACGGCCTTCACGCCCCCACCGGTGGATCCGGCCATCCCGCCCACGAAGAGGAGGGCGAAGAGCACCATCTGGGTGCCGTTCGCCCACCCTTCGAAGTCGGCGGTCACGAAGCCGGTGGTGGTGGTGAGCGACACCGCGGTGAAGAGGGAGTCGCGCACGGTGACCTCCAGATCCGACAGCGCGTAGGTGCCGGTGGCGAGGTTCACCGCCACCAGGATGCCCGCGGCCCCCAGGATGACGCCCGTGAAGAAGCGCCACTCCACGTCCCGCAGGTAGTCGAGGCGGCCCGTGGCCGCGCGGAAGTGGAGGGTGAAGTTCACGCCCGCCAGGTACATGAAGAGGATCGTCACGTACTGGATGTAGGGCGACTGGAAGTGGCCCATCGAGGCGTTCTTCGTGCTGAACCCCCCGGTGGCCAGGGTGGCGAAGGTGTGGGTGACGGCGTCGAAGAGCGACATGCCGCCCGGTAGATACAGCAGGATCTGTGCGGCGGTCATCCCCAGGTAGACCAGCCAGAGCAGTTTCGCGGTCTGGGTGATGCGGGGGCGCAGCCGCTCCGGCGTGGGGCCCGGCACCTCGGCCTTGAAGAGCTGCATGCCGCCCACCCCGAGGTAGGGCAGAATCGCCACGGCCAGCACGATGATCCCCATGCCGCCCAACCAGTGGGTGAGGGCGCGCCAGAACAGGATGCCCTCGGGCAGCGCCTCGATGTCGGCGAAGATCGTGGCGCCGGTGGTGGTGAACCCCGACATCGACTCGAAGACCGCGCCCCAGAACGAGTCGATCACGCCCGTGAAGAGGTAGGGCAGGGCGCCGAACACCCCGGTCGCGACCCAGGCGAAGGTGACGATGGCGTAGCCCTCGCGCAGCGAGAGGTCGCCCTCCACCCCCGTTCCGCGGTACACGCCGAATCCGACGCCGGCGGTGGCGGTGGCGGCGAGGAGGAGGGGCAGCGCCGCGCCGTCGCCGTAGATGAGCGAGACGCCGACCGCGCTGAGCATCGACAGCCCGACGAAGGCGAGGAGGAGTCCCACGACGCTCGCCACGTTGCGGAGCGACATCAGCCGGTGCCTCGACCGCGCGTCATTCGAACTGACGCTCGATCTCGGAGATGGCGTCGGGCAGTGCGAACACGATCACCTCGTCGCCCGGCAGGATCTCGTCGTCTCCGCGGGGGATCAGGATCTCCTCGCCGCGGATGATCGTGCCGATGAGCGAACCCGAGGGGAGGTCGAGGTCCTTGAGCGCGCGCCCGGCCACGCGGGCATGGGCCCCCACGCTGAATTCGATCGCCTCCGCATCGATGCCCTTCAGGGCCGCCACGGTCATCACCCGGCCCCGACGCACGTAGCGCAGGAT contains the following coding sequences:
- the scpB gene encoding SMC-Scp complex subunit ScpB, which encodes MNASQIVEAILFASDAPLKADEIARADEQLDEDRVEEALDALRRHYDESERSFQVVEVAEGFQLLTRPDFAPYLERFDTVPRPSRLSGPALETLAIVAYRQPIGRVEVEYIRGVSSSGVIRSIQDRGLIEVVGRGEGLGRPLLYGTTSRFLEHFGFSTLDELPRPEELPIVLRDRIPLGEDDGEEDPGLQPQLDLGTAEAPVAESPRTPSANEAGRDEGDARDEASA
- a CDS encoding pseudouridine synthase, whose translation is MSESLRVQKLISRAGIASRREAEAMMLQGRVRVNGTLCTELGTRVDPAVDEVQVDGRAIRAETPRDIVFHKPVGVVTTRSDPQGRPTVFDHLPEEMKSLKYVGRLDMDTSGLLLLSNRGDLIHRLTHPSWEVEREYEAAVHGRPSRSTVTKLLAGVELDDGPARAARVQKVGEWEEGGVIRLVLTEGRKREVRRMLEAVGHPVERLRRVRFGPISLASLPEGRWRELESAERAALAAAAPAGRPERRRSGRS
- the upp gene encoding uracil phosphoribosyltransferase, translating into MSGAHPNLTVVDHPLIRHKLSYLRARTTPKKEFKELVDEIAMLMAFEATRDLPTEEVEITTPIETTTAHRIRGKKLVLVPILRAGLGMVDGVLSLMPGARVGHVGLYRDEDTLQPVEYYFKIPPGAADRDFLLLDPMLATGGSASAAVDGLKRRGATSIRFLCLVAAPEGVERMRRDHPDVPVLAAALDRGLDENGYIMPGLGDAGDRLFGTR
- a CDS encoding potassium transporter TrkG, which gives rise to MSLRNVASVVGLLLAFVGLSMLSAVGVSLIYGDGAALPLLLAATATAGVGFGVYRGTGVEGDLSLREGYAIVTFAWVATGVFGALPYLFTGVIDSFWGAVFESMSGFTTTGATIFADIEALPEGILFWRALTHWLGGMGIIVLAVAILPYLGVGGMQLFKAEVPGPTPERLRPRITQTAKLLWLVYLGMTAAQILLYLPGGMSLFDAVTHTFATLATGGFSTKNASMGHFQSPYIQYVTILFMYLAGVNFTLHFRAATGRLDYLRDVEWRFFTGVILGAAGILVAVNLATGTYALSDLEVTVRDSLFTAVSLTTTTGFVTADFEGWANGTQMVLFALLFVGGMAGSTGGGVKAVRVLLLLKQSGMELRKHLHPRAVLLARVGRHVVPEHVLANVIGFVILYLLLLLAGAAALGFLGIDPLTALGASAATVGNIGPGLGAVGATDNYGWMSGPALAILSFLMVVGRLEIYTVLLLFLPETWKRRSRRVTR